A single region of the Hyphomicrobiales bacterium genome encodes:
- a CDS encoding Lysozyme produces the protein MLAFSSPTLRKALSVAVALVVSACAGPARDPVPEDYPIHGIDVSRWQGDIDWNAVRRGGVYFAWIKSTEGGDHKDPKFEQNWYAAKAAGVPRGAYHFTYWCRPAREQVEWFKQVVPYDPEALPPVLDVEWNGHSKTCPKTIPRAQARAEMRIMLQEMERAYGKRPVIYTDITFFNDVIKDDFEAYPIWVRSIRRYPTSRFDHRNWWFWQYTAVGQVPGIKEKVDRNAFFGTASMWEKFLNGSL, from the coding sequence ATGCTCGCGTTTTCCTCTCCCACCCTTCGCAAAGCCCTGTCCGTGGCCGTCGCACTTGTCGTCAGCGCCTGCGCTGGACCGGCACGTGATCCCGTCCCCGAGGACTACCCCATCCACGGTATCGATGTGTCGCGCTGGCAAGGCGACATCGACTGGAATGCCGTGCGACGAGGAGGCGTCTATTTCGCCTGGATCAAGTCGACCGAGGGCGGCGACCACAAGGATCCCAAGTTCGAGCAGAACTGGTACGCGGCGAAAGCAGCCGGCGTGCCACGCGGCGCTTATCACTTTACCTACTGGTGCCGGCCGGCGCGCGAGCAGGTCGAGTGGTTCAAGCAGGTCGTCCCCTATGATCCCGAGGCACTGCCGCCGGTGCTCGACGTCGAATGGAACGGCCATTCCAAGACCTGCCCGAAGACCATTCCACGTGCCCAGGCGCGGGCGGAAATGCGCATCATGCTGCAGGAGATGGAACGCGCCTACGGCAAGCGGCCGGTGATTTATACCGACATCACGTTCTTCAATGACGTGATCAAGGATGACTTCGAGGCTTACCCGATCTGGGTCCGCAGCATCCGCCGCTATCCCACCAGCCGCTTCGACCACAGGAACTGGTGGTTCTGGCAGTATACGGCAGTGGGCCAGGTTCCGGGCATCAAGGAAAAAGTGGACCGCAACGCCTTCTTCGGCACGGCCTCGATGTGGGAAAAGTTCCTCAACGGGTCGCTCTGA
- the acdA gene encoding Acyl-CoA dehydrogenase encodes MAPGASSGLGFGLGFDLGETADAIRETVRSFAASEIAPRAEEIDRSNIFPRDLWPAMGALGLHGITVEEDYGGAGLGYLEHCIAMEEVSRASASVGLSYGAHSNLCVNQIRRNGSAAQKTRYLPKLITGEHVGALAMSEPGAGSDVVSMRTRAEKRGDRYILNGNKMWITNGPVADTLVAYAKTDPTAGPRGITAFLIEKGMAGFSTAQKLDKLGMRGSDTCELIFQDCEVPAENVLGAEGEGVKVLMSGLDYERAVLAAGPVGIMQACLDVVLPYVHERKQFGQPIGEFQLVQGKLADMYVTTNAARAYVYAVARACDRGETTRQDAAGAILYAAERATQCALDAIQLLGGNGYINDYPTGRLLRDAKLYEIGAGTSEIRRMLIGRELFSRTA; translated from the coding sequence ATGGCGCCAGGCGCTTCTTCGGGACTTGGTTTCGGCCTTGGCTTTGATCTCGGCGAGACGGCGGACGCCATCCGCGAGACCGTGCGCAGCTTCGCCGCATCCGAAATAGCCCCCCGCGCCGAAGAGATCGATCGCAGCAACATCTTCCCGCGTGATCTCTGGCCCGCCATGGGCGCGCTCGGCCTCCACGGCATCACCGTCGAGGAGGACTACGGCGGCGCGGGCCTCGGTTATCTCGAGCATTGCATCGCGATGGAAGAGGTGTCCCGGGCGTCCGCCTCGGTCGGCCTGAGCTACGGCGCCCATTCCAACCTCTGCGTCAACCAGATCCGCCGCAACGGCAGCGCAGCGCAAAAAACGCGTTACCTGCCGAAACTCATTACCGGCGAGCATGTCGGCGCGCTGGCCATGTCCGAGCCGGGCGCGGGCTCGGACGTGGTGTCCATGAGGACCCGTGCCGAGAAGCGGGGCGACCGCTACATCCTCAACGGCAACAAGATGTGGATCACCAACGGGCCGGTGGCCGACACGCTGGTGGCCTATGCCAAGACGGACCCGACAGCCGGACCGCGCGGCATCACAGCCTTCCTTATCGAGAAGGGCATGGCGGGCTTCTCGACGGCACAGAAGCTCGACAAGCTCGGCATGCGTGGATCCGACACCTGCGAACTGATTTTCCAGGATTGCGAGGTGCCTGCGGAGAATGTGCTCGGCGCTGAGGGCGAAGGCGTCAAGGTGTTGATGTCCGGCCTCGACTATGAGCGCGCGGTGCTCGCCGCCGGCCCCGTCGGCATCATGCAGGCCTGCCTCGACGTCGTTCTGCCTTATGTGCATGAGCGCAAACAGTTCGGCCAGCCTATCGGCGAGTTCCAGCTCGTTCAGGGCAAGCTGGCGGATATGTATGTCACCACCAACGCGGCACGCGCCTATGTCTATGCGGTGGCACGTGCCTGCGACCGGGGTGAGACCACCCGCCAGGACGCCGCCGGCGCCATCCTCTATGCCGCAGAGCGCGCGACGCAATGCGCCCTTGATGCGATCCAGCTTCTCGGCGGCAATGGTTATATCAACGACTATCCGACCGGGAGGCTCCTGCGCGATGCCAAGCTCTATGAGATCGGAGCCGGCACAAGCGAGATCCGGCGCATGCTGATCGGCCGTGAGTTATTTTCGCGAACGGCCTGA
- a CDS encoding Beta-hydroxylase, with protein sequence MTSPATTDQTNGAPTTGAKQTFGTEGIAPMERASLVTRILMGIVGWAEGLNLKYSKVGNPPVYDKATFPWALEIEKESHLIRAELDKVLLRQSELPSFQDISTDVKTISQDTGWKTFFLAGYGLKSENNIRQCPETWRIVQKIPGLKTAMFSIFEPGKHLPAHRGPYNGVLRLHVGLIVPEPRDKLAIRVDKQICHWEEGKALIFDDAFNHEAWNHTDKTRVVLFVDFVKPLRFPARLVNWALLNIAIFTPFIREGLDNHNEWEKRFYAEAEALRNKAS encoded by the coding sequence ATGACCTCACCTGCAACGACCGACCAGACGAACGGCGCCCCGACGACGGGAGCCAAGCAAACTTTCGGGACGGAGGGGATTGCGCCGATGGAGCGCGCGAGCCTCGTGACCCGCATTCTCATGGGTATCGTCGGTTGGGCCGAGGGGCTGAACCTCAAATATTCCAAGGTCGGCAACCCGCCTGTCTACGATAAGGCCACATTCCCCTGGGCGCTCGAAATCGAGAAGGAATCGCATCTCATCCGCGCCGAGCTCGACAAGGTGCTGCTGCGCCAGAGCGAGCTGCCGTCATTCCAGGACATTTCAACCGACGTGAAAACGATCAGCCAGGACACCGGCTGGAAGACGTTCTTTCTCGCCGGCTATGGGCTGAAATCCGAGAACAACATCAGGCAATGCCCGGAAACCTGGCGCATCGTCCAGAAGATCCCGGGCCTGAAGACGGCCATGTTCTCCATCTTCGAGCCCGGCAAGCATCTGCCAGCGCATCGCGGCCCTTACAACGGCGTGCTGCGCCTGCATGTGGGCCTGATCGTTCCGGAGCCGAGAGACAAGCTCGCCATCCGTGTCGACAAGCAGATCTGCCATTGGGAGGAAGGCAAGGCGCTGATCTTCGACGACGCCTTCAACCATGAGGCCTGGAATCACACGGACAAGACGCGTGTGGTTCTGTTCGTCGATTTCGTGAAGCCGCTGCGCTTCCCAGCGCGCCTCGTCAACTGGGCGCTTTTGAATATCGCGATCTTCACCCCCTTCATTCGTGAAGGGCTCGACAATCACAACGAATGGGAAAAGCGTTTCTATGCGGAGGCTGAAGCTCTCCGCAACAAGGCTAGCTGA
- the yvgN gene encoding Glyoxal reductase, whose amino-acid sequence MATVAYPTVHANGANMPVLGLGTWQSRNDEAAAAVVAALQNGYRHLDTAIAYDNEEAVGEGLRSAGVPREGIFITTKVPPEQIGSGALERAAESSLKRLKLDYLDLILIHWPNPSIPLKESMRALNAAKREGLVRHIGVSNFPVALIEEAVHHSTEPLATNQCEYHPRLDQSAVIAACRRHGIAFTSYAPLGRTKILSDPVIAAIAERAERTPAQVVLRWHIQQPDVVAIPKSQSADRIVENSRIFDFTLDEDDMAAISALAKPDGRLVNPAWGPQWDGPK is encoded by the coding sequence ATGGCCACTGTCGCCTATCCCACCGTTCATGCCAATGGAGCCAACATGCCGGTCCTCGGGCTCGGCACCTGGCAATCCCGCAATGACGAGGCCGCCGCGGCCGTCGTTGCAGCGCTCCAGAATGGCTATCGACACCTCGACACGGCGATCGCCTATGACAACGAGGAAGCCGTCGGCGAGGGGCTGCGCTCCGCCGGCGTGCCGCGTGAGGGCATCTTCATCACCACGAAAGTGCCGCCCGAGCAGATCGGCTCCGGTGCCCTTGAACGGGCGGCCGAATCAAGCCTCAAGCGGCTGAAGCTCGACTATCTCGATCTCATCCTTATCCATTGGCCGAACCCATCAATTCCCCTCAAGGAGTCGATGCGCGCGCTGAACGCGGCGAAGCGGGAAGGCCTCGTGCGCCATATCGGGGTGTCCAATTTTCCTGTCGCGCTGATCGAGGAAGCGGTCCACCACAGCACGGAGCCGCTTGCCACCAACCAGTGCGAGTACCATCCCCGTCTTGACCAGAGCGCGGTTATCGCGGCCTGCCGGCGCCACGGGATCGCTTTCACGTCCTACGCCCCTCTGGGCCGGACGAAGATCCTCTCGGATCCGGTGATCGCGGCGATCGCCGAACGGGCAGAGCGCACCCCGGCGCAGGTCGTGCTGCGCTGGCATATCCAGCAGCCGGATGTGGTCGCTATCCCGAAATCGCAATCTGCGGATCGAATCGTGGAGAACAGCCGCATCTTCGACTTCACGCTCGATGAGGACGACATGGCGGCGATCTCGGCCCTGGCCAAGCCCGACGGACGGCTGGTCAATCCCGCCTGGGGCCCGCAATGGGACGGCCCGAAATAG
- a CDS encoding conserved hypothetical protein (Evidence 4 : Unknown function but conserved in other organisms) → MLIDTVSFAMMLPPVRAIGSPMKCFGPTTFAIACLAATSAFAGEEDRGVNAFGLTPKLVATQSDREVIESCLAGSAESPYACIGSVAVVCVKLTMPQGTRHEASCTDRERTVWQTRLEASITEVNRSLPVTARKRFATLQRAWQNYYTLKCDFISDDLPQDRSVTMQKGCELREIAARSIEVERYLKHQKKRQRS, encoded by the coding sequence GTGTTGATCGACACCGTGAGCTTTGCCATGATGCTGCCTCCTGTCCGGGCTATAGGCTCCCCCATGAAGTGTTTCGGGCCGACCACATTCGCAATCGCCTGTCTCGCCGCCACCAGTGCCTTCGCGGGCGAAGAGGACAGGGGCGTGAATGCCTTCGGGCTTACCCCGAAGCTCGTCGCGACCCAGTCCGACAGGGAGGTCATCGAATCCTGCCTCGCGGGCAGTGCCGAGTCCCCTTATGCCTGCATCGGATCCGTCGCGGTCGTCTGCGTGAAGCTGACCATGCCGCAGGGAACCCGGCATGAGGCATCCTGCACCGACCGCGAACGCACGGTCTGGCAGACACGGCTGGAGGCGTCGATCACGGAGGTCAATCGCTCCCTCCCGGTCACCGCGCGCAAGCGCTTCGCCACGCTGCAGCGGGCCTGGCAGAACTATTACACGCTGAAATGCGACTTCATCAGCGACGACCTCCCGCAGGACCGCTCGGTGACGATGCAGAAGGGATGCGAACTGCGCGAGATCGCCGCCCGCTCCATCGAGGTCGAGCGCTATCTCAAGCACCAGAAGAAGAGGCAACGCAGCTGA
- a CDS encoding conserved hypothetical protein (Evidence 4 : Unknown function but conserved in other organisms), whose product MNGWFLQSDALMFFYASKIIWFLTAPSTLLMAIVCLGALLLFTRFFKAGRILVALGALGFLVFGSTPLPRLMIRELERQFPPITAEAAAARPVDGIIVLGGALDYRRGQMRLTDAGARVSAALALAHQNPEARVVFTGGHDAILLRSPVSEAEMARGLFQSASLADSRVIYEGQSRNTHENAIFTAKLVTPQPGERWLLVTSAFHMPRAVGTFRAAGFDVEPYPVDFRADDSVDDIRPFRMVSEGLRLTDLTVREAMGLIAYRLNGYTDALLPSPTNGAATAPLNRAEAAPADRHP is encoded by the coding sequence ATGAACGGCTGGTTCCTTCAGTCGGACGCGCTCATGTTCTTTTACGCCTCGAAAATCATCTGGTTCCTGACGGCGCCATCAACCCTTCTGATGGCCATCGTGTGTCTGGGCGCCCTGCTCCTGTTCACGCGATTCTTCAAGGCGGGCCGGATCCTTGTGGCACTCGGCGCGCTCGGCTTTCTCGTGTTCGGCTCCACCCCGTTGCCCCGCCTGATGATCCGGGAGCTCGAGCGCCAGTTTCCGCCGATAACCGCGGAGGCTGCCGCGGCGCGGCCGGTCGACGGCATCATCGTGCTCGGCGGCGCGCTCGATTACCGGCGCGGACAGATGCGGCTCACCGACGCGGGCGCTCGCGTATCGGCCGCGCTGGCGCTCGCCCACCAGAATCCCGAGGCGCGCGTCGTCTTCACCGGGGGGCACGATGCCATTCTCCTGCGCTCCCCCGTATCGGAAGCCGAGATGGCGCGCGGCCTGTTCCAGTCCGCGTCGCTCGCCGACAGCCGCGTGATCTACGAGGGCCAGTCCCGCAACACGCACGAGAACGCCATCTTCACCGCGAAGCTGGTGACACCGCAGCCCGGCGAGCGCTGGCTGCTCGTCACATCGGCCTTCCACATGCCGCGCGCCGTGGGCACGTTCCGCGCCGCCGGCTTCGATGTGGAGCCCTATCCGGTCGACTTCCGCGCCGACGACAGCGTCGACGATATCAGGCCCTTCCGCATGGTCTCCGAGGGGCTGCGCCTCACCGACCTCACCGTGCGCGAGGCCATGGGGCTGATCGCCTATCGCCTCAACGGCTATACGGATGCGCTCCTGCCCTCCCCGACCAACGGCGCGGCGACCGCGCCACTCAATCGAGCCGAGGCGGCCCCAGCCGATAGACACCCTTGA
- a CDS encoding conserved hypothetical protein (Evidence 4 : Unknown function but conserved in other organisms) encodes MSANARISDVDLEKAMLDLAARCAPGKTFDPTDVARAIAGASPDSWGRIMQPVRRMAVRLAEEGRLVIYRKGKPADPADFKGVYRLGPPRLD; translated from the coding sequence ATGAGCGCCAACGCGCGGATTTCAGACGTGGACCTTGAAAAGGCGATGCTCGATCTCGCCGCGCGCTGCGCGCCGGGCAAGACCTTCGATCCGACGGATGTGGCGCGCGCCATAGCCGGCGCGTCGCCGGATTCGTGGGGGCGTATCATGCAGCCGGTGCGGAGGATGGCCGTGCGCTTGGCCGAGGAGGGCCGTCTCGTCATCTACCGTAAAGGCAAGCCCGCCGATCCGGCTGATTTCAAGGGTGTCTATCGGCTGGGGCCGCCTCGGCTCGATTGA
- a CDS encoding putative membrane protein (Evidence 3 : Putative function from multiple computational evidences), producing MTVVDYVGLVFFIAAWLGYRFMVEESRFATRGLNSRMHRARHLWMQQMLSRDLRMIDTAIMGTLQNGAAFFASSSIIALGGALALLRSGDEALAFLADLPLSVPVSRAAWEVKVIGLVLIFGYTFFKFAWSYRLFNYAAILMGATPMAIDRERPEAMLAARRAANMSIAAARHFNRGQRSIFFALAYLGWFINPYALMLTTSGVLAVMWRRQFSSEALAALGPDDDLRPDGDSAAK from the coding sequence GTGACCGTGGTCGACTATGTGGGGCTGGTGTTCTTCATCGCGGCCTGGCTTGGCTATCGCTTCATGGTGGAGGAGAGCCGCTTCGCGACCCGAGGCCTTAACAGTCGGATGCATCGCGCGCGCCATCTCTGGATGCAGCAGATGCTCTCGCGGGATCTGCGCATGATCGATACCGCGATCATGGGGACCCTGCAGAACGGTGCGGCCTTCTTTGCATCGAGTTCCATCATCGCCCTCGGCGGCGCGCTGGCGCTGCTGCGCTCCGGCGATGAGGCGCTTGCCTTCCTCGCCGATTTGCCGTTGAGCGTGCCGGTGTCGCGGGCGGCCTGGGAGGTGAAGGTCATCGGCCTCGTCCTCATCTTCGGCTACACGTTCTTCAAATTCGCCTGGTCCTATCGCCTGTTCAACTATGCGGCGATCCTGATGGGCGCGACGCCGATGGCGATCGATCGCGAGAGGCCGGAAGCGATGCTGGCGGCGCGCCGCGCCGCCAACATGAGCATCGCGGCCGCGCGCCATTTCAATCGCGGCCAGCGCTCCATCTTCTTTGCGCTTGCCTATCTCGGCTGGTTCATCAATCCCTATGCGCTGATGCTGACGACATCGGGCGTCCTGGCAGTGATGTGGCGCCGTCAGTTCTCCTCGGAAGCTCTGGCCGCGCTTGGTCCCGATGATGACCTCCGGCCCGATGGCGATAGCGCGGCGAAATAG
- a CDS encoding hypothetical protein (Evidence 5 : Unknown function): MRRLPGTPAYLPRTAFHKKKDIKIYLIVNFIHRIGESLHGCSDIVECSRLRGHTKHWH; encoded by the coding sequence GTGAGGCGGCTCCCTGGCACGCCCGCCTATCTGCCAAGAACAGCCTTCCATAAAAAAAAAGATATTAAGATCTATTTAATAGTAAATTTCATTCATAGGATTGGGGAGAGTCTTCATGGTTGCAGTGACATCGTTGAATGCAGTCGACTACGGGGTCACACCAAACACTGGCACTGA
- a CDS encoding hypothetical protein (Evidence 5 : Unknown function) has product MVAVTSLNAVDYGVTPNTGTDQSLSLKNAVDAAASQGLPLFIPDGTYHVGEIVIDRPVEIIGSPAGTKLLPYGTTATCCLRVQPLPGNSEIGPVTIRDMVVDGADTPFPPGNIINGLISVDSCRSIHIENCQALNSNGSGIYLYKSQGKVADCTSSNSLSFGIFLIDSIGMIISANILAQNRNNGIGVWRYIRSFDGSIIQDNKISNTDNAAGGTGQYGNGISSFRANGITISGNNISGSSLSAIRVNSCDDAKVTNNYCYDSKETAIYIEAPDGASDPTIIYEGGIVTGNIVKYSGFGISVVNVDAGGRRVIVSSNQVIDSEVRTVPYGTGPAQTTGAGIGGQGDVLINGNMVENAAGYAISVYPTNVNTSKLGTQKIFDVVTANTVRNAPGGIALIRADTTYGRILIGGNLITGYATSGDLSGAIVPAIYNGATGVISREPGSTDLGNASSSTLSNVTLYQNYAFN; this is encoded by the coding sequence ATGGTTGCAGTGACATCGTTGAATGCAGTCGACTACGGGGTCACACCAAACACTGGCACTGATCAGTCACTGTCATTGAAGAATGCCGTGGATGCCGCAGCATCTCAAGGACTTCCACTCTTCATACCAGATGGCACATACCACGTTGGTGAAATCGTTATCGACCGACCCGTGGAGATCATCGGAAGCCCGGCAGGAACGAAACTGCTGCCTTATGGAACCACCGCGACCTGTTGCCTGCGCGTCCAGCCGCTTCCAGGGAATAGCGAGATCGGGCCGGTGACGATACGGGATATGGTCGTCGACGGCGCCGACACGCCCTTCCCGCCGGGTAACATAATAAATGGGCTGATCAGCGTCGATTCATGCCGATCCATCCATATTGAGAATTGCCAAGCCCTCAATTCCAACGGATCGGGGATTTATCTCTATAAATCACAGGGAAAGGTGGCAGATTGCACCTCAAGTAACAGCCTTTCATTTGGTATATTTTTGATTGATTCCATCGGAATGATCATATCGGCTAATATATTGGCCCAAAATAGGAACAATGGCATTGGAGTTTGGCGATATATACGCAGCTTTGATGGATCGATCATCCAGGACAATAAAATCAGCAATACGGATAATGCCGCCGGGGGAACAGGCCAATATGGGAACGGCATATCCAGCTTTCGCGCGAATGGAATAACGATATCTGGCAATAATATTTCCGGATCATCCCTGTCCGCGATCCGCGTCAATAGCTGCGATGATGCGAAGGTTACAAATAATTATTGTTACGACTCGAAAGAAACAGCGATTTATATCGAAGCGCCGGACGGAGCGAGCGACCCCACTATCATCTATGAGGGCGGAATAGTCACCGGCAACATCGTCAAATATTCAGGCTTTGGAATAAGCGTCGTCAATGTCGATGCCGGCGGTCGCCGCGTCATCGTATCATCCAATCAAGTCATTGATTCGGAGGTAAGAACCGTTCCCTACGGAACCGGCCCGGCGCAGACCACGGGCGCCGGCATCGGCGGCCAGGGCGATGTCCTGATCAACGGAAACATGGTGGAGAATGCGGCAGGATACGCGATCTCCGTCTATCCGACCAACGTCAATACCAGCAAATTGGGAACACAGAAGATTTTCGATGTCGTGACGGCCAACACCGTCCGGAACGCCCCTGGCGGCATAGCGTTAATCCGTGCGGATACGACCTACGGCCGAATTCTCATTGGCGGCAACCTGATTACGGGCTACGCGACATCTGGCGATCTGTCCGGTGCTATCGTTCCCGCCATCTACAACGGCGCGACCGGGGTGATCAGTCGGGAGCCGGGCTCGACGGATCTTGGAAATGCGAGTTCCTCTACCCTGAGCAACGTCACACTTTACCAGAACTACGCCTTCAATTGA
- a CDS encoding conserved hypothetical protein (Evidence 4 : Unknown function but conserved in other organisms): MINKKLREFVDRALDHNSITDEDVQRLQADILADGIATRAEADALIAVDRIVNPTSRAWGDVVIALIVDYVVWGERPSGIVRGEDAHWLVVSLGAGGGPTPVALRLAHEIVREAAQVDETLLTFILRSQRGMPETVVEELDHYRRPMRKTVAA, encoded by the coding sequence ATGATCAACAAGAAGCTTCGTGAATTCGTGGACAGGGCCCTCGATCACAACAGCATCACGGACGAGGACGTGCAGCGGCTGCAGGCCGACATCCTCGCGGATGGCATCGCCACCCGCGCGGAAGCGGACGCACTTATCGCCGTCGATCGCATCGTCAACCCCACGTCACGCGCCTGGGGCGACGTGGTGATCGCCCTCATCGTCGACTATGTGGTGTGGGGCGAGCGTCCCAGCGGCATCGTGCGCGGCGAGGATGCCCACTGGCTCGTCGTCTCGCTCGGCGCCGGCGGCGGCCCCACCCCGGTGGCCCTGCGCCTCGCCCACGAGATCGTCCGCGAGGCGGCCCAGGTCGACGAGACGCTGCTGACCTTCATCCTGCGCAGCCAGCGCGGCATGCCCGAGACCGTCGTCGAAGAACTCGACCATTACCGTCGTCCGATGCGCAAGACCGTGGCGGCCTGA
- a CDS encoding Membrane dipeptidase: protein MSKDLALEKAQRLLETLPLVDGHNDLPWVIRIDRQARGDVAAYDLTRVHQNTDTDIPRMKAGQLSAQFWAAFLPTAVPHPARTTLEQIDLIRRMNALYPDVFLPATRASDIPRAKKLGKIASFMTVESGVGLENSLAPLRIWQAAGVRLMTLCHNETLDWVDSATDAPRHGGLTAFGRAVVGELNRLGMIIDCAHVSADVMHQVLDISQAPIVFSHSNARALCDHPRNVPDDVLDRVKANGGIVMATFVPDFINQASRDWTRPFKDEYGKNAEGIDVMAAMRARIREAGAQPRATLEELADHIDYIANRVGPAHVGIGSDFFGGPTPHGLEDVSRFPYLLAEMIRRGWSDQAIAGLASGNFLRVFRAVERVGTRLRKTEAPALGQTGDFPA, encoded by the coding sequence ATGAGCAAGGATTTGGCCCTCGAAAAGGCCCAAAGGTTACTGGAGACATTGCCCCTGGTTGACGGTCACAACGACCTCCCCTGGGTCATCCGGATCGATCGCCAGGCGCGGGGCGACGTCGCCGCCTACGACCTCACCCGCGTCCATCAGAACACGGATACCGATATCCCCCGCATGAAGGCCGGACAGCTCAGCGCGCAGTTCTGGGCGGCCTTCCTGCCGACCGCCGTGCCGCACCCCGCGCGAACCACGCTGGAACAGATCGACCTCATCAGGCGCATGAACGCGCTTTACCCGGACGTATTCCTGCCGGCGACGCGGGCGAGCGACATCCCCCGCGCCAAGAAACTCGGCAAGATCGCCTCCTTCATGACGGTGGAGAGCGGCGTCGGGCTGGAGAACAGCCTCGCCCCCCTGCGCATCTGGCAGGCCGCCGGCGTGCGGCTGATGACGCTCTGCCACAACGAGACGCTTGATTGGGTGGATTCGGCCACCGATGCGCCGCGCCATGGCGGCCTCACCGCCTTCGGCCGCGCCGTGGTGGGGGAACTCAACCGCCTCGGCATGATCATCGACTGCGCCCATGTGTCGGCCGACGTCATGCATCAGGTTCTCGATATCTCGCAGGCGCCGATCGTCTTCTCGCATTCCAACGCGCGCGCCCTCTGCGACCATCCCCGCAACGTGCCGGACGACGTGCTCGACCGGGTGAAGGCGAACGGCGGGATCGTCATGGCGACCTTCGTGCCGGATTTCATCAATCAGGCCTCGCGCGACTGGACACGCCCCTTCAAGGACGAATACGGCAAGAATGCCGAGGGCATCGACGTGATGGCCGCCATGCGGGCGCGCATCCGCGAGGCAGGCGCGCAGCCCCGCGCCACGCTGGAAGAGCTCGCCGACCATATCGACTATATCGCCAACCGCGTCGGCCCGGCCCATGTGGGGATCGGCTCGGATTTCTTCGGCGGCCCGACGCCGCACGGGCTGGAGGACGTGAGCCGCTTTCCCTATCTCCTCGCCGAAATGATCCGCAGGGGCTGGTCCGATCAGGCTATCGCCGGGCTCGCCAGCGGCAATTTCCTGCGCGTCTTCCGCGCCGTGGAGCGCGTCGGCACCCGCCTGCGCAAGACCGAGGCGCCAGCGCTCGGGCAGACCGGCGACTTTCCGGCGTGA
- a CDS encoding Lipopolysaccharide biosynthesis glycosyltransferase yields the protein MIPASGRRAAICLTPDARYFKAAIVAARSILAQEPDLPADIVILCDAGDVAPGYDALPANLRARITLLPWEKSSETAALPLGRHVTHAAYRRLFLPALLDERYRRIVYLDSDIAIVRPGLSRLLSLPLADRPVAAAIDMIFLKDFEDGPLTAEFRAYRAGLGLPPAAPYFNSGLLVIDPEAWLEQAVTEKALAFLAAEPARCLFHDQSALNAVLRDNWLAVSPRYNFMGDFQLLDLEALIAPVVMHFVNHPKPWHFPDWAGEDRFARIYREAFAATPWAADAMPSPHALQEPPPLSPAFTAFRRRLLAYLRTQAFADTPPGWP from the coding sequence GTGATCCCCGCATCCGGACGCCGTGCCGCCATCTGCCTGACGCCGGACGCGCGCTACTTCAAGGCGGCCATCGTCGCGGCCCGCTCCATCCTGGCTCAGGAGCCGGATCTGCCGGCCGATATCGTCATTCTCTGCGATGCGGGCGACGTCGCACCGGGCTATGACGCGCTGCCTGCGAATCTGCGCGCGCGCATCACCCTGCTGCCCTGGGAGAAATCGTCCGAGACCGCCGCTCTGCCGCTCGGGCGGCATGTGACCCATGCCGCCTATCGCCGGCTGTTTCTCCCGGCGCTACTGGACGAACGCTACCGCCGCATTGTCTATCTCGATTCCGATATAGCTATCGTGCGTCCCGGGCTGTCGCGCCTGCTCAGTCTGCCGCTCGCCGACCGGCCCGTGGCGGCGGCCATCGACATGATCTTTCTCAAGGATTTCGAGGACGGGCCGCTGACGGCGGAATTCCGCGCCTATCGCGCCGGCCTCGGCCTGCCGCCGGCCGCGCCATACTTCAACTCCGGCCTTCTCGTCATCGATCCGGAGGCGTGGCTTGAACAAGCCGTGACGGAGAAGGCGCTCGCCTTTCTCGCGGCCGAGCCCGCGCGCTGCCTGTTCCACGACCAGAGCGCCCTCAACGCGGTGCTGCGGGACAACTGGCTTGCCGTCTCACCCCGCTACAACTTCATGGGGGACTTCCAGCTTCTCGATCTCGAGGCCCTGATCGCGCCGGTGGTAATGCATTTCGTCAATCATCCGAAGCCCTGGCATTTCCCGGACTGGGCGGGCGAGGACCGCTTCGCGCGGATCTATCGGGAGGCCTTCGCGGCCACACCCTGGGCGGCCGACGCCATGCCCTCGCCTCATGCCTTGCAGGAGCCCCCGCCGTTGTCGCCGGCCTTCACGGCTTTTCGCCGGAGGCTGCTCGCCTATCTCAGGACCCAGGCCTTCGCCGACACGCCGCCGGGCTGGCCCTGA